TGGCGCGTCCGCCCAGCACGTAGCTGGGACGGGCCATCAGGGGAAAGCCCAGCTCACGCGCGAGTTGCAGGGCCTCGCTGGCGTTCGCGGCCACCTTCCCTTTGGGCTGCGCAATGCCCAGGCGCTCGCACAGCGCGTTGAAGCTGGCGCGGTCCTCGGCCTCGTGAATGGCCGCCGGGCTGGTGCCGATGATGGGGGCGCCGGCTTCCTCCAGACGGCGGGCCAGCTTGAGGGGCGTCTGTCCGCCGAGCTGCACGATCACCCCGACGGGTTTCTCGTGATCGACGATGTTCATGACGTCCTCGAAGGTAAGTGGCTCGAAGTAGAGCCGGTCGGCAGTGTCGTAATCCGTGCTGACCGTCTCGGGGTTCGAGTTCACCATGATGGTCTCGTAGCCGGCTTCCTGCAGCGCCCACACGGCGTGCACGGTGGCGTAGTCGAACTCGACGCCCTGTCCGATGCGGTTGGGGCCGCTGCCCAGAATGACCACCTTGGGCTTGTCGGTGTGGCTGACCTCGTCTTCCCATTCAAAGGTGCTGTAGTGGTAGGGCGTGTAGGCCTCGAACTCGGCGGCGCAGGTATCGACGGTCTTGTACACCGGGGTGGCGCGGCGGGCCTTGCGGATGGCGCGCACCTCCAGCTCGCTCTTGCCGGTAATTTCGCCGATGCGCGCGTCGGAGAAGCCCAGGCGCTTGACTTCGCGCCAGTACTCGTACTTCCAGTCCTCGATGGAGCCGAGCTGGATGATTTCGCTTTCAGCGTCGATGATCTCCTTGAGCTGGCACAAGAACCAGTGGTCGATTTTGGTGGTTTCAAACAGCGACTCGACGCTCTCACCACGCCGCAAGAGTTCCAGCACGGCTTCCAGGCGGTGCGGATTGGGGTAGAGCAGCGCGCGCAGTTCCTGCACTCCCATGTCGGCGTAGGCGCCGCGTACGTCGGCCTCCACGCTGCGCAGGGCTTTTTGCAGCGACTCCTTGAAAGTGCGGCCAATCGCCATGACCTCGCCCACGCTGCGCATCTGGGTGCCCAGCATGTCAGGCGTGCCGGGAAACTTCTCAAAGGCGAAACGCGGAATCTTGGTGACCACGTAATCGATGGTGGGCTCAAATGCTGCCGGGGTGACGCGGGTAATGTCGTTGGGCAGTTCTTCCAGGCGGTAGCCCACGGCGAGCAGCGCGGCGATCTTGGCGATGGGGAAGCCCGTCGCCTTGCTCGCCAGCGCGCTGGAGCGCGAGACACGCGGATTCATCTCGATTACGATCACGCGCCCGTTGTCAGGATTCACGGCGAACTGGATGTTGCTGCCGCCCGTCTCGACGCCGATCTCGCGGATGATGGCGATGCTATAGTCTCGCAGGCGCTGGTACTCGACGTCGCTGAGGGTCTGCGCGGGCGCCACGGTGATGCTGTCACCGGTGTGCACGCCCATTGGATCGAAGTTCTCGATGCCGGTGATGATCACGACCGTGTCGGCGGTGTCGCGCATGACCTCGAGCTCGTATTCCTTCCAGCCCAGGATGCTTTCCTCGAGCAGCACGCTCGTAACCGGCGAGTCGTGCAGGCCCTGCGCGGTGATCTGCTCGAATTCCTCGTAGGTGAAGGCGATGCCGCCCCCGGTACCGCCGAGCGTGAAGCTGGGGCGGATGACGACGGGCAGGCCGAGTTCCTTCTGGAACTCACGCGCTTCTTCGAGGGTGTGGACCATCTTGCCGCGCGCGGTTTCCACGCCGATCTTCTTCATGGCAGCCTGGAAGAGTTCGCGGTCCTCACCTTTGCGGATGGCCTCGACGCCCGCGCCGATCAGTTCCACGCCG
The Deinococcus peraridilitoris DSM 19664 genome window above contains:
- the carB gene encoding carbamoyl-phosphate synthase large subunit, encoding MPKRTDIQTILILGSGPIQIGQAAEFDYSGTQALKALRREGYRLVLVNSNPATIMTDPDLADATYLEPLTPAFVRRVIEKERPDALLPTLGGQTALNLAMDLFENGTLAEFGVELIGAGVEAIRKGEDRELFQAAMKKIGVETARGKMVHTLEEAREFQKELGLPVVIRPSFTLGGTGGGIAFTYEEFEQITAQGLHDSPVTSVLLEESILGWKEYELEVMRDTADTVVIITGIENFDPMGVHTGDSITVAPAQTLSDVEYQRLRDYSIAIIREIGVETGGSNIQFAVNPDNGRVIVIEMNPRVSRSSALASKATGFPIAKIAALLAVGYRLEELPNDITRVTPAAFEPTIDYVVTKIPRFAFEKFPGTPDMLGTQMRSVGEVMAIGRTFKESLQKALRSVEADVRGAYADMGVQELRALLYPNPHRLEAVLELLRRGESVESLFETTKIDHWFLCQLKEIIDAESEIIQLGSIEDWKYEYWREVKRLGFSDARIGEITGKSELEVRAIRKARRATPVYKTVDTCAAEFEAYTPYHYSTFEWEDEVSHTDKPKVVILGSGPNRIGQGVEFDYATVHAVWALQEAGYETIMVNSNPETVSTDYDTADRLYFEPLTFEDVMNIVDHEKPVGVIVQLGGQTPLKLARRLEEAGAPIIGTSPAAIHEAEDRASFNALCERLGIAQPKGKVAANASEALQLARELGFPLMARPSYVLGGRAMRTVRSMEELDAYLREVYAAVEGQPSILLDQFLEGALELDVDTLCDGQQAVVAGIMEHIEAAGVHSGDSACILPPVHLSEELIKTVKSTTERLALELGVRGLMNVQYAVKDGVAYILEANPRASRTVPFVSKAVDHALAKSAALIAVGRTLAEIGLTETPTPGMYSVKEVHLPFLKFRGVQPILGPEMKSTGESMGIDRDPYLAFYRAQLGVKTMLPTSGRALLIGEGLSEAAGLLAQAGLDVESVSQPPAEGAELPALLIDVTHSPLLRRALEHGTPIVTTREAALWTARAILAASRASLGVTSLQEWQAREIQLTA